The following coding sequences lie in one Mycobacterium sp. Z3061 genomic window:
- a CDS encoding adenylate/guanylate cyclase domain-containing protein: MNYPVPVVLAPRTRYARCGDMDIAYQVLGDGPRDLLVLPGPFVPIDSIDDEPALYRFHRRLASFARIIRFDLRGVGLSSRTPALDLLGPKKWAEDAIAVMDAVGCEQATVFAPNFHAMTGLVLAADYPERVRNLVVVSGTARALRAPDYHVGAEPRLLDPYLTVALEHDAVEQGFDVLRIVAPSVAGDDAFRSWWDLAGNRAGPPSMARAVAKALAEADVREALARIGAPTLVLHRVGATFIPIGQGRYVAEHIAGSRFIELPGADVLYWVGDAGPMLDEIEEFVTGVRGGAESERVLATIMFTDIVGSTQRAAELGDHRWRDLLDNHDQVVRHEIQRFGGREVNTAGDGFVVTFSSPSAALACADAIVGSVRVLGIDVRVGIHAGEVEVRGTDVAGMAVHIAARVSALAGAGEVLVSSTLRDIVTGSRHAFVERGEHELKGVPGVWRMYALAT; this comes from the coding sequence ATGAATTACCCTGTGCCAGTGGTGCTGGCTCCGCGTACCCGATACGCCCGCTGCGGCGATATGGATATCGCCTATCAGGTACTCGGTGACGGTCCGCGGGACTTGCTGGTACTGCCCGGCCCATTCGTTCCGATCGACTCGATCGACGACGAGCCGGCTCTGTACCGCTTCCACCGACGCCTGGCTTCATTCGCCCGGATAATCCGGTTCGATCTCCGCGGCGTCGGTCTCTCATCGCGGACGCCCGCCCTGGACCTGCTGGGGCCGAAGAAGTGGGCCGAAGACGCGATTGCGGTGATGGACGCGGTTGGGTGCGAACAGGCCACCGTCTTTGCGCCGAATTTTCATGCGATGACCGGTCTGGTTCTGGCGGCGGACTATCCGGAGCGGGTTCGCAACCTGGTTGTCGTCAGCGGCACGGCTCGCGCGTTGCGGGCACCGGACTATCACGTCGGCGCCGAACCCAGGCTGCTTGATCCGTATCTGACCGTCGCGCTCGAGCATGACGCCGTCGAGCAGGGATTCGACGTGTTGCGCATCGTTGCGCCGTCGGTGGCCGGTGATGACGCGTTCCGGTCCTGGTGGGATCTGGCCGGCAATCGGGCAGGACCTCCGAGTATGGCCAGAGCAGTGGCAAAAGCGTTGGCGGAGGCCGACGTTCGCGAAGCTCTTGCTCGGATCGGTGCCCCGACACTGGTGTTGCACCGGGTGGGTGCGACCTTCATCCCGATCGGGCAGGGCCGCTACGTCGCCGAACACATCGCCGGGTCCCGCTTCATCGAGCTGCCGGGTGCTGACGTCCTGTACTGGGTGGGCGACGCCGGGCCGATGCTGGACGAGATCGAGGAGTTCGTGACCGGCGTGCGGGGCGGCGCCGAATCCGAGCGGGTGCTGGCCACGATCATGTTCACCGACATCGTCGGCTCGACGCAGCGTGCGGCTGAACTCGGCGACCACCGCTGGCGCGACCTGCTGGACAATCACGACCAGGTGGTCCGCCATGAGATCCAGCGATTCGGCGGCCGTGAGGTCAACACCGCCGGCGACGGGTTCGTGGTGACTTTCAGCAGTCCCAGCGCCGCTCTGGCTTGTGCGGACGCGATCGTGGGCTCGGTCCGCGTGCTCGGCATCGACGTGCGCGTGGGCATTCATGCCGGGGAGGTGGAAGTGCGCGGCACCGATGTCGCCGGCATGGCCGTGCACATCGCCGCACGGGTGTCGGCGCTGGCGGGAGCTGGTGAGGTGTTGGTGTCGTCGACCCTGCGCGACATCGTGACCGGATCCCGGCATGCGTTTGTCGAGCGCGGTGAGCACGAACTCAAGGGTGTGCCGGGGGTGTGGCGGATGTATGCGCTGGCGACTTAA
- a CDS encoding PE family protein, with the protein MSFVMATPDLLAAAAADVAGIGSSLRAANTAAAVPTTELLAAAEDEVSAAIATLFAGHGQAYQVINRQAAAFQAEFVRALTSAEVSYALAEAANASPLQPILDLINAPTNLLLGRPLIGNGTDGAPGTGQNGGGGGLLWGNGGSGGSGAPGGVGGAGGAAGLLGTGGVGGTGGVGGGTGGAGGAGGWLWGNGGAGGAGGTGAVGVNGGAGGAGGSALLFGNGGVGGAGGAGGAGTIGNPGDPGTQTLAGGTGGPGGGGGNAGAGGAGGNGGLVFGAGGAGGDGGTGGAGGAGGVGGAGWNATTAGADGGNGGNSGAGGAGGDGGNGGAGGRGSALFGAAGANGNGGVGGAGGNAGAPGDGGSGGAGNALVTTGGYGGNGGGPGAVGIGGAGGFGAVAGASGATGTVVSGNGGAGGSGGQGYDAASDPSAAPGTSGGKGGHGGSGGSYGRGGAGGAGGNATSGGNGGDGGYGGNSGLFGGVGGAGGAGGDGAGTGNGGNGGVGGDASNRGTGQAVGGAGGAGGNAVAGRGGNGGGGGLASSNGAGDATGGAGGGGGTGAAGGGDGGAGGAAANNGTGNATGGAGADGVSAGLTGNGGRGGDGGGGFVVNPLSTAKATAGVAGIGGDGINGGAGGNGGSAFNAGTGTVTPTAGGAGGAGFGGTAGAGGAGGNAQVSNSTSSVAPIGANGGAGGFGTSGGRGGDGGGASTSGTGSATSGAGGAGGEGTGGVGGSGGNGGTATISNGTSTATATAGDGGAGGKAATGGNGGIGGSVTTSGTGQVNPGVGGRGGDGFVGAGGAGGGGGNATVTNANSTVSPVGGTGGAGGTGIDNGGVFAGRGGNGGTAQTISSNSTTTSTGGTGGVGGNATNGKGGTGGSGGNGIQFGAGTAIGGVAAAGGTGPGGGGGGGNGGSAANFGTGGATGADGAAGTGGGASGSGGAGGNGGNADVNSGPSATGGKGGAGGAGTTGGAGGSGGGATNGGTGTVVAGAGGAGGNGTTGAGGQGGNGGSATIQNNTSAITAVAGNGGAGGTGTNGGAGGSGGTATTLGTGNVTPGNGGDGGTGTTGFGGFGGAGGSANIDNPDSTANAVGGAGGAGGSGVNNGAFGGRGGTGGSATTSSSGATTTATGGTGGRGGDATTGTGGTGASVAPAYTAAPAPRSAVPPERAARVPAEAGPAGTAEPPATAGPGTRSVRPALTEPAEAPPEPAGPVDSGAGRISPTLPQPGLRSAAPVVLVPGVPPGGLVAAVASR; encoded by the coding sequence ATGTCCTTCGTTATGGCAACACCAGACTTATTGGCAGCCGCGGCAGCGGATGTGGCGGGCATCGGCTCGTCATTACGCGCGGCGAATACGGCTGCTGCGGTGCCCACGACGGAGTTGCTGGCTGCCGCCGAGGACGAAGTGTCCGCCGCGATTGCGACGCTGTTCGCCGGCCACGGGCAGGCGTATCAGGTAATCAACCGGCAGGCGGCAGCGTTCCAGGCCGAGTTCGTCCGGGCATTGACGAGCGCCGAGGTCTCCTATGCGCTCGCCGAAGCGGCTAACGCGTCGCCGCTGCAACCGATCCTGGACCTGATCAATGCGCCCACCAACCTGCTGCTGGGACGCCCACTGATCGGCAACGGCACTGACGGCGCGCCGGGCACGGGACAGAACGGTGGTGGCGGCGGTCTCCTCTGGGGTAACGGCGGCAGCGGTGGCTCGGGCGCGCCCGGCGGAGTCGGTGGTGCCGGCGGGGCGGCCGGACTGCTCGGTACCGGCGGGGTCGGCGGCACCGGGGGAGTCGGCGGGGGCACCGGCGGTGCGGGAGGTGCCGGCGGATGGCTGTGGGGCAACGGCGGTGCGGGCGGGGCAGGCGGTACCGGGGCGGTAGGTGTCAACGGTGGCGCCGGCGGAGCCGGCGGCAGCGCTCTGTTATTCGGCAACGGCGGGGTCGGCGGCGCCGGGGGAGCCGGCGGGGCCGGCACGATCGGGAACCCGGGCGACCCAGGCACCCAGACCCTGGCCGGTGGAACCGGCGGTCCCGGCGGTGGTGGCGGGAACGCCGGTGCGGGCGGAGCCGGTGGCAACGGCGGGCTGGTCTTCGGTGCCGGCGGGGCCGGCGGCGATGGCGGCACCGGCGGAGCAGGTGGAGCAGGCGGAGTCGGCGGCGCGGGCTGGAACGCGACCACAGCCGGTGCCGACGGCGGCAACGGAGGCAACAGCGGTGCCGGCGGCGCTGGCGGCGACGGCGGGAACGGCGGGGCCGGCGGTCGTGGCTCGGCGCTTTTCGGCGCCGCAGGAGCCAACGGTAACGGCGGGGTCGGCGGGGCCGGCGGCAACGCGGGCGCACCTGGGGATGGCGGCTCCGGCGGTGCCGGCAACGCCCTGGTCACCACCGGTGGATACGGAGGCAATGGCGGCGGCCCCGGCGCCGTAGGCATCGGCGGGGCAGGCGGATTCGGTGCCGTCGCGGGCGCGAGCGGTGCCACCGGGACCGTCGTCTCCGGTAACGGCGGTGCCGGCGGTTCCGGCGGCCAGGGTTATGACGCCGCCAGTGACCCGTCGGCTGCCCCGGGTACCTCTGGTGGCAAGGGCGGTCACGGCGGCTCCGGCGGCAGCTATGGACGCGGCGGAGCCGGAGGGGCGGGCGGCAACGCCACGTCCGGCGGCAACGGTGGTGACGGCGGCTATGGCGGCAATAGCGGTCTGTTCGGCGGCGTCGGTGGCGCCGGTGGCGCAGGCGGCGACGGCGCCGGCACTGGCAACGGCGGCAACGGCGGCGTCGGCGGCGATGCCTCCAACCGCGGCACCGGACAGGCGGTCGGAGGTGCCGGAGGTGCCGGAGGCAACGCCGTCGCCGGTCGCGGCGGCAACGGCGGGGGCGGTGGTCTGGCATCCAGCAACGGCGCCGGGGACGCCACCGGCGGCGCCGGCGGAGGCGGCGGTACCGGTGCCGCCGGAGGCGGAGACGGCGGTGCCGGCGGCGCCGCAGCCAATAACGGAACTGGAAATGCGACCGGCGGCGCCGGGGCCGACGGCGTCAGCGCCGGCCTTACGGGCAACGGCGGCAGAGGCGGGGACGGTGGGGGCGGGTTCGTCGTCAATCCGCTCTCTACGGCGAAGGCCACCGCAGGCGTCGCCGGCATCGGCGGCGACGGTATCAACGGTGGGGCCGGCGGGAACGGCGGATCAGCGTTCAACGCGGGCACCGGGACCGTGACTCCCACCGCCGGTGGTGCGGGCGGCGCTGGCTTCGGCGGGACGGCCGGGGCAGGCGGGGCCGGCGGCAACGCGCAGGTCAGCAACAGCACATCGAGCGTTGCCCCCATCGGTGCCAACGGTGGAGCCGGCGGCTTCGGCACGAGCGGTGGGCGCGGCGGCGACGGGGGCGGAGCTTCGACCTCGGGCACGGGCAGCGCGACGTCGGGCGCTGGTGGCGCGGGCGGAGAAGGCACCGGCGGTGTCGGTGGATCCGGCGGAAACGGCGGCACTGCGACCATCTCCAACGGCACCTCCACCGCGACCGCTACCGCGGGCGACGGAGGGGCCGGGGGCAAGGCCGCCACGGGCGGAAATGGTGGCATCGGCGGTTCGGTGACGACCAGCGGAACCGGGCAGGTCAATCCCGGTGTCGGTGGCCGGGGCGGCGACGGCTTTGTCGGCGCCGGCGGAGCGGGCGGCGGCGGCGGGAACGCGACGGTCACCAACGCGAACTCGACCGTGAGCCCGGTCGGCGGCACCGGTGGAGCCGGCGGCACCGGCATCGACAACGGCGGCGTGTTCGCGGGGCGCGGCGGCAATGGGGGCACCGCCCAAACCATCAGCAGCAACTCCACCACGACATCGACCGGCGGTACCGGCGGGGTAGGCGGGAACGCCACCAACGGCAAGGGTGGAACCGGCGGTTCCGGCGGCAACGGTATCCAATTCGGCGCCGGTACCGCCATCGGCGGGGTCGCAGCAGCGGGCGGTACCGGACCGGGCGGGGGCGGAGGCGGCGGCAACGGCGGATCTGCGGCCAACTTCGGAACGGGCGGTGCCACCGGCGCCGACGGCGCCGCCGGCACCGGCGGAGGCGCCAGCGGCAGCGGCGGAGCCGGCGGCAATGGCGGGAATGCGGACGTGAACTCGGGTCCCAGCGCCACGGGCGGCAAAGGCGGTGCCGGCGGCGCCGGCACCACCGGCGGGGCGGGCGGGAGCGGCGGCGGGGCAACCAACGGCGGAACGGGCACCGTAGTTGCCGGCGCCGGCGGCGCGGGTGGCAACGGCACGACTGGCGCCGGCGGCCAAGGCGGTAACGGCGGCAGCGCAACCATCCAGAACAACACCTCCGCAATCACTGCCGTCGCGGGCAACGGCGGAGCCGGAGGCACCGGCACCAACGGCGGAGCCGGAGGATCCGGCGGAACGGCGACCACGTTGGGCACCGGCAACGTCACACCCGGCAATGGAGGCGACGGCGGTACGGGGACCACCGGTTTCGGCGGATTCGGCGGCGCGGGCGGCTCGGCGAATATCGACAATCCTGATTCGACGGCCAACGCGGTCGGCGGTGCGGGCGGCGCCGGTGGCAGCGGCGTCAACAACGGCGCGTTCGGCGGGCGGGGTGGCACCGGCGGCTCTGCCACAACCAGCAGCAGCGGCGCCACCACGACAGCCACCGGCGGCACCGGCGGTCGTGGTGGCGACGCCACCACCGGCACCGGCGGGACGGGGGCCTCGGTGGCACCGGCGTACACAGCGGCGCCGGCACCGCGATCGGCGGTGCCGCCGGAGCGGGCGGCACGGGTCCCGGCGGAGGCGGGGCCGGCGGGGACGGCGGAGCCGCCAGCAACAGCGGGACCGGGAACGCGATCGGTGCGGCCGGCGCTGACGGAACCAGCGGAGGCGCCACCGGAACCGGCGGGGCCGGTGGATTCGGGGGCCGGGCGGATATCACCAACTCTGCCTCAACCGGGACTGCGGTCGGCGGCGCCGGTGGTGTTGGTGCCGGGGGTACCACCGGGGGGCCTGGTGGCGGCGGTGGCTTCACGTTAA